One part of the Chryseobacterium sp. 7 genome encodes these proteins:
- a CDS encoding phosphoadenylyl-sulfate reductase: MNNSLKNEFENLVKESNEASFQTNGLEILTKRFPGKVIFSTSFSYEDQVITHLIKDLNIEIFTLDTGRLFEQTYETWTSTKAFFKKNIKAYYPDMEELREFVTENGPDSFYQSVEKRKACCTIRKVHPLKKALEGYKVWITGLRSEHSANRQNMPQLEWDPDNKIIKFHPILHWTTEQVTTYVKDHHLPYNHLHKKGFVSIGCEPCTRAIKEGEDFRAGRWWWEDANKKECGLHIHQ, from the coding sequence ATGAATAACAGTCTGAAAAATGAATTCGAAAATCTTGTAAAAGAGTCTAATGAAGCTTCTTTTCAAACTAATGGGCTGGAAATACTGACTAAAAGATTCCCGGGTAAAGTGATCTTTTCAACCAGTTTCAGTTACGAAGACCAGGTCATCACCCATCTGATAAAGGATTTAAATATTGAAATATTTACCCTGGATACGGGAAGACTTTTTGAACAAACTTATGAAACGTGGACATCCACTAAAGCTTTCTTTAAAAAGAACATCAAAGCCTATTATCCGGATATGGAAGAACTTAGAGAATTTGTCACAGAAAATGGTCCGGATTCTTTTTATCAATCTGTAGAAAAGAGGAAAGCATGCTGTACCATTCGAAAGGTTCATCCTTTAAAAAAAGCACTGGAAGGTTATAAAGTATGGATTACCGGTCTCAGATCCGAACATTCAGCCAACAGACAGAATATGCCCCAGCTGGAATGGGATCCGGATAACAAGATCATAAAATTTCATCCCATCCTTCACTGGACCACAGAACAGGTGACAACGTATGTAAAAGATCATCATTTGCCTTACAATCATCTTCATAAAAAAGGATTTGTAAGCATAGGATGCGAGCCCTGTACCAGAGCCATCAAAGAAGGGGAAGATTTCAGAGCAGGCCGTTGGTGGTGGGAAGATGCCAACAAAAAAGAATGCGGTCTGCATATTCATCAATAA
- the cysD gene encoding sulfate adenylyltransferase subunit CysD, with translation MSIHQLNYLDQLEAESIYILREVAGQFERPALLFSGGKDSIVLAHLARKAFFHGKIPFTFVHVDTGHNFQEVLDFRDQLVKKLEVNLAVRKVEDTIKSKKLTEAKGKFPSRNWLQTYTLLDTIEEFEFDACIGGARRDEEKARAKERIFSVRDEFGQWDPKLQRPELWNIFNGKIHKGENVRVFPISNWTELDIWNYIRREKIALPSIYFAHEREVIDFNGQWLANSTHVVLEPEDIITTKKIRYRTVGDMTCTAAVESNAVTIDAVIEEIVATRISERGETRIDDRVTEAAMEDRKKGGYF, from the coding sequence ATGTCAATACATCAGTTAAACTATTTAGATCAGTTAGAAGCCGAATCTATTTATATATTAAGAGAAGTCGCAGGTCAGTTTGAGCGTCCTGCCTTATTATTCAGTGGAGGAAAAGACAGTATTGTACTGGCTCATCTGGCGAGAAAAGCATTCTTCCACGGGAAAATCCCATTTACATTCGTTCATGTAGATACCGGGCATAATTTTCAGGAGGTATTGGATTTCCGTGATCAGCTGGTAAAAAAGTTAGAGGTCAATCTGGCTGTAAGAAAGGTGGAAGACACTATAAAAAGTAAAAAACTGACTGAGGCTAAAGGTAAATTTCCAAGCAGAAACTGGCTGCAAACTTATACACTTCTTGATACCATTGAAGAATTTGAATTTGATGCCTGCATCGGAGGCGCCAGAAGAGATGAAGAAAAAGCAAGAGCGAAAGAAAGGATATTCTCCGTTCGTGATGAATTCGGGCAGTGGGATCCTAAATTACAGCGTCCAGAGCTTTGGAATATTTTCAACGGAAAAATCCATAAAGGAGAAAATGTAAGGGTTTTCCCTATCAGCAACTGGACAGAGCTTGACATCTGGAATTATATCCGCAGAGAAAAAATTGCTCTCCCTTCCATCTATTTTGCGCATGAAAGAGAAGTAATCGATTTTAACGGCCAATGGCTTGCTAATTCTACACATGTCGTGTTAGAACCGGAAGATATCATTACTACCAAGAAAATCCGTTACCGTACAGTAGGAGATATGACCTGCACTGCTGCGGTAGAATCTAATGCGGTAACAATTGATGCCGTAATAGAAGAAATAGTAGCCACCAGAATTTCAGAACGTGGTGAAACCAGAATTGACGACAGGGTAACAGAAGCCGCAATGGAGGACCGAAAAAAAGGAGGCTATTTCTAG
- a CDS encoding aminopeptidase P family protein, with the protein MFSATTYQDRRAVLQTNVENGILLFLGNIENPVNFEHNPYYFRQDSTYLYYFGIQEPRIAAIIDIDENKTVVFGDELSIDDIVWMGRQETLKEKSLKSGVQETLPYAELSQYIIKALSSGRKVHYLPPYQSSNKILLADLFGIKIAELQPSVEMIKAIVKQRSIKEPQEIVQIEQAVNVSNEMHLLAMLAAKPGMKEYEIANAIQHLAGNKECQMSYPPIVTINGGILHNHYRLNTMKEGDLFLNDSGAETSMGYAGDLTRTFPVSKTFTTKQKEMYEVVLNTFNNAQSLLRPGVRFKDIHLKAAQHLVEGLIDLGLMKGNPEEAVKNHAHTLFFQCGLGHMMGLDVHDMEDLGEQYIGYTEAEPKDTKTFGLKSLRLGKELESGFVVTVEPGIYMIPDLIDMWQAENKNADFINYDKVNEYRNFGGIRVEDDFLITDGGYRLLGNGLIKTVEDIENYRAEHLA; encoded by the coding sequence ATGTTTTCAGCAACCACCTACCAGGATAGACGAGCCGTGTTACAAACCAATGTAGAAAATGGCATTCTGTTATTTTTGGGAAATATAGAGAATCCGGTGAACTTTGAGCACAATCCTTATTATTTCCGTCAGGACAGTACTTATTTATACTATTTCGGAATCCAGGAACCCCGTATTGCAGCCATTATTGATATTGATGAAAATAAGACTGTCGTTTTCGGAGATGAACTGAGTATTGATGATATTGTTTGGATGGGCAGACAGGAAACTCTGAAAGAAAAAAGTCTGAAATCCGGTGTACAGGAAACGCTTCCTTATGCGGAACTTTCTCAATACATCATAAAAGCATTGTCTTCAGGTAGAAAAGTGCATTATCTTCCTCCGTATCAGTCTTCTAATAAAATTTTACTGGCAGATCTTTTTGGGATTAAGATTGCAGAATTACAACCTTCTGTAGAAATGATCAAAGCAATTGTAAAACAACGTTCCATTAAAGAACCTCAGGAAATCGTTCAGATAGAACAGGCAGTAAATGTATCCAATGAAATGCATCTGTTGGCAATGCTTGCGGCGAAACCTGGAATGAAAGAATATGAAATTGCCAATGCAATTCAGCATCTTGCGGGTAATAAAGAATGCCAGATGTCTTATCCTCCTATTGTAACCATAAACGGCGGTATTCTTCATAATCATTACCGTCTCAATACCATGAAAGAAGGAGATCTGTTTCTGAATGATTCCGGAGCGGAAACTTCAATGGGATATGCCGGGGATCTTACCAGAACATTTCCTGTGAGTAAGACTTTTACCACAAAGCAAAAGGAAATGTATGAAGTAGTTCTGAATACTTTTAATAATGCTCAGAGTCTTCTGAGACCCGGAGTACGATTCAAAGATATTCATTTGAAAGCAGCTCAGCATCTGGTAGAAGGTCTTATTGATCTTGGGCTGATGAAAGGAAATCCTGAAGAAGCTGTGAAAAACCATGCTCATACCCTGTTTTTCCAGTGCGGATTGGGGCATATGATGGGGCTTGATGTACATGATATGGAAGATCTTGGAGAACAATATATTGGCTATACTGAAGCCGAACCAAAAGATACTAAAACATTTGGTCTGAAATCATTACGTTTAGGAAAAGAACTGGAATCTGGATTTGTAGTAACAGTTGAACCTGGTATTTATATGATTCCTGATTTGATTGATATGTGGCAGGCTGAAAATAAAAATGCAGACTTTATCAATTATGATAAAGTAAATGAATACCGAAACTTCGGAGGGATTCGTGTAGAAGATGATTTCCTGATCACGGATGGAGGCTACAGACTCCTTGGCAACGGTTTGATTAAAACCGTTGAAGACATTGAAAATTACAGAGCTGAACATTTAGCTTAA
- a CDS encoding GNAT family N-acetyltransferase, whose product MYYKNDTIIIREFTPEEFPLFFHLFENENVTRYLPYKTPEEYREMFDKALTDYKNGSFSRWGIFNAENHDFVGMCLARVFLDNPEQIEIGYTLGENYWGKGLGTEVCKALVEYCSSPNHQKDIVAVTDLDNIGSQKVLLKSGFNRTENLVREERELAYFILQNEQTPR is encoded by the coding sequence ATGTACTATAAAAACGACACCATCATTATCCGCGAATTTACTCCGGAAGAATTCCCTTTATTTTTTCATCTTTTTGAAAATGAAAATGTAACACGATATCTTCCTTACAAAACCCCTGAAGAATACAGGGAGATGTTTGACAAAGCATTGACAGATTATAAGAATGGATCATTCAGCAGGTGGGGAATATTTAATGCTGAAAACCATGATTTTGTAGGAATGTGTCTTGCCAGAGTTTTTCTTGACAACCCGGAACAAATAGAAATAGGGTATACCTTAGGAGAAAATTACTGGGGAAAAGGTCTTGGAACCGAAGTATGTAAAGCTCTTGTTGAATACTGTTCCTCTCCTAATCACCAAAAAGATATTGTTGCGGTAACCGATCTTGATAATATAGGATCTCAAAAAGTACTTCTGAAAAGCGGCTTCAACAGAACTGAAAATCTTGTACGAGAAGAAAGAGAACTGGCTTATTTTATTTTACAGAATGAACAAACTCCAAGATAG
- a CDS encoding S9 family peptidase — protein MKKIKKLTIIALYILCLSPLAAQKTQWTPDGNAYYSVTEKGVEIVDVLHPGKDQTLLSSSELIPAGSAEALQVQSFQVSPDDKSLLLFANTKKVWRDNTRGDYWIFDKNTKKLTQLGKGLPASSLMFAKYSPDGKKVAYVSKHNIYIEDLANNQQTKITTDGTDGMINGTFDWVYEEEFGTQDGFRWSPDGSKIAYWKLDARGTKNFLMINNTDSLYSFTIPVEYPKVGENPSGCSIWFYDLVSKSSKKADIAGDEMQNYIPRMEWALDSKSVILQQLNRKQNQSKIIVADANSGSSKAIYTETDAAWIDIKSRWNDNDPKGWDWIDNGKEFLWLSEKDGWRHIYKIDMNGKETLITKDAFDVIKPEFFDVQNKQIFFLASPNNATQKYLYKVSMKGGNAQKVTPEAYKGSNEYTISPNGKIAMFTNSSINAFSADAVVSLPEHKELVAAKRSAKADPSKSKTEFFQITTQDGVTLDGWVVKPKNFDPNKKYPIVFTVYGEPAMQTVTDEFYTGWNWLYAGDMAEDGYLYVSLENRGTPAPRGREWRKSVYRKIGQMNIRDQAMGAKALFAKWPYVDTSRVAVWGWSGGGSSTLNLLGQYPDIYQTGIAIAPVANQLFYDNIYQERYMGLPQENREDFVKGSPLSYAKNLKGNLLLVHGTGDDNVHYQNTEVYINELVKYNKQFQLMSYPNRTHAINEGEGTSLHLTTLFTKYLKEHCPPGAR, from the coding sequence ATGAAGAAAATAAAAAAACTAACAATTATTGCGTTGTACATCCTATGTCTGTCGCCCCTTGCCGCGCAAAAGACACAATGGACTCCAGATGGCAATGCATACTATTCCGTTACTGAAAAAGGAGTTGAAATTGTAGATGTACTCCATCCCGGAAAAGATCAGACGCTCCTAAGCAGCAGTGAACTGATCCCTGCCGGAAGTGCTGAAGCATTGCAGGTACAGAGTTTTCAGGTATCTCCTGATGATAAAAGCTTACTGCTTTTTGCCAATACCAAAAAAGTATGGAGAGACAATACCCGTGGAGATTACTGGATTTTTGACAAAAACACCAAAAAACTTACCCAGCTTGGAAAAGGCTTACCAGCTTCATCACTGATGTTTGCAAAGTATTCACCGGACGGTAAAAAAGTGGCTTATGTGTCCAAACATAATATCTATATTGAGGATCTTGCTAACAATCAACAGACTAAGATTACTACAGATGGAACAGACGGAATGATTAACGGTACTTTTGACTGGGTATATGAAGAAGAATTCGGAACTCAGGATGGATTCAGATGGTCTCCTGATGGCAGTAAAATCGCTTACTGGAAACTGGATGCACGAGGGACGAAAAACTTCCTGATGATCAATAATACAGACAGCCTGTATTCTTTTACCATTCCGGTAGAATACCCAAAAGTAGGAGAAAACCCTTCCGGATGCAGTATCTGGTTTTATGATCTTGTCTCTAAATCTTCAAAAAAAGCTGATATTGCGGGTGATGAAATGCAAAACTATATTCCAAGAATGGAATGGGCGCTGGATTCCAAATCCGTTATTCTGCAGCAATTGAACAGAAAACAGAATCAAAGTAAAATTATTGTCGCAGATGCCAATTCAGGAAGCAGTAAGGCCATTTATACAGAAACCGATGCTGCATGGATTGATATAAAATCACGCTGGAACGACAACGATCCAAAGGGTTGGGACTGGATTGACAATGGTAAAGAATTCTTATGGCTTTCTGAGAAAGACGGATGGAGACATATTTATAAAATAGATATGAACGGTAAGGAAACATTGATTACAAAAGATGCCTTCGATGTGATTAAGCCAGAGTTTTTTGATGTTCAGAATAAACAGATTTTCTTTTTAGCTTCCCCCAATAACGCCACTCAGAAATACCTTTATAAAGTAAGTATGAAAGGAGGAAATGCTCAAAAAGTGACCCCGGAAGCCTATAAAGGATCCAACGAATATACTATTTCTCCTAATGGAAAGATTGCCATGTTCACCAATAGCAGTATCAATGCATTTTCCGCAGATGCAGTGGTGTCACTTCCTGAACATAAAGAGCTTGTAGCTGCCAAAAGATCTGCAAAAGCTGATCCTTCTAAGTCTAAAACTGAATTTTTTCAAATTACAACACAGGATGGTGTTACATTAGATGGCTGGGTGGTAAAGCCTAAAAATTTTGATCCCAATAAAAAATATCCTATCGTTTTTACAGTGTATGGAGAACCCGCTATGCAAACAGTAACAGACGAATTTTATACAGGTTGGAATTGGTTATATGCCGGGGATATGGCGGAAGACGGCTATTTATATGTTTCTCTCGAAAATCGTGGAACACCTGCTCCAAGAGGGCGTGAATGGAGAAAATCTGTCTACCGAAAAATAGGCCAGATGAATATCCGTGATCAGGCCATGGGAGCCAAAGCCCTATTCGCAAAATGGCCATATGTGGATACTTCAAGAGTTGCTGTATGGGGCTGGAGCGGTGGAGGCTCTTCTACCCTGAACCTTTTAGGACAATATCCTGATATTTACCAAACGGGTATCGCTATTGCACCAGTTGCCAATCAGTTGTTCTATGATAATATCTATCAGGAGCGTTATATGGGACTTCCGCAGGAAAATAGAGAAGATTTTGTTAAGGGTTCACCGTTATCTTATGCTAAAAACTTAAAAGGAAACCTTCTATTGGTTCATGGAACAGGTGATGACAATGTACATTATCAGAATACAGAAGTATACATCAATGAGTTGGTAAAATACAACAAACAGTTTCAGCTAATGTCTTATCCTAACCGTACCCACGCTATTAATGAAGGAGAAGGAACATCTCTGCATCTGACAACTTTGTTTACGAAGTATTTAAAAGAACACTGCCCTCCGGGAGCAAGATAA
- a CDS encoding RrF2 family transcriptional regulator: MMSKRCKYALKAMVRLARNYNQGFLPTSVIAQDENIPKKFLEQILLELKRAKLVNSKQGKVGGYYLLKSPDEVSLADIYRIFDGPIALTPCVSLNFYEACDDCVDEAVCYLRKELMIVREKTRTSMMEATLTKFINNK; encoded by the coding sequence ATGATGTCGAAACGTTGCAAATATGCGCTTAAAGCAATGGTCAGATTAGCAAGGAATTATAACCAGGGCTTTCTGCCAACCTCCGTTATTGCACAAGACGAGAACATCCCCAAGAAATTTCTGGAACAAATTCTTCTCGAACTTAAAAGAGCCAAACTTGTCAATAGTAAACAAGGTAAGGTAGGAGGGTATTACCTTCTAAAATCACCTGATGAGGTCTCATTAGCAGATATTTACCGTATTTTCGATGGTCCTATTGCGCTTACACCATGCGTTTCTTTAAACTTTTACGAAGCCTGTGACGATTGTGTAGATGAAGCAGTCTGTTATCTGAGAAAAGAGTTAATGATCGTTCGTGAAAAGACCAGAACAAGCATGATGGAAGCCACTCTGACTAAGTTTATCAATAACAAATAA